In the Streptomyces fradiae ATCC 10745 = DSM 40063 genome, one interval contains:
- a CDS encoding SDR family NAD(P)-dependent oxidoreductase — protein MAGTARPVVLITGASSGIGEAVAERFSGDAERRWRLLLAGRDEVRLGEVARRTGGRGLRGDLADRAGVERLAARALEAEGRVDVLVAAAGIGWAGPFTGTPPEVVERMVAVNLTGVMHLVRAVLPGMVERGVGRVVLVSSMAGWAGVANEAAYAATKGGLLAFAESLRYELAGTRVGVTAVLPGAVDTPFFARRGVPYHRARPKPVPAGRLADLVWRSVVYRRDEVFAPAWLAWPARLRGGAPGPFRAMAKRFG, from the coding sequence ATGGCGGGGACGGCACGGCCGGTCGTGCTCATCACGGGTGCGTCCTCGGGGATCGGGGAGGCCGTGGCCGAACGGTTCTCCGGGGACGCGGAGCGCCGGTGGCGGCTCCTGCTGGCCGGGCGGGACGAGGTCCGGCTCGGCGAGGTGGCACGGCGCACGGGCGGGCGGGGGCTGCGGGGCGACCTCGCCGACCGGGCGGGCGTGGAACGGCTCGCCGCGCGGGCGCTGGAGGCCGAGGGGCGGGTCGACGTGCTGGTGGCCGCGGCCGGGATCGGCTGGGCGGGGCCGTTCACCGGGACGCCGCCCGAGGTCGTGGAGCGCATGGTGGCGGTCAATCTGACCGGTGTGATGCACCTGGTGCGGGCGGTGCTGCCGGGGATGGTGGAGCGGGGGGTGGGGCGGGTGGTCCTGGTCAGTTCGATGGCGGGCTGGGCGGGGGTGGCGAACGAGGCCGCGTACGCGGCGACGAAGGGCGGGCTGCTGGCCTTCGCGGAGAGCCTGCGGTACGAACTGGCCGGCACGCGGGTCGGGGTGACGGCGGTCCTGCCGGGCGCGGTGGACACGCCGTTCTTCGCCCGCCGGGGCGTCCCGTACCACCGTGCCCGGCCGAAGCCGGTCCCCGCGGGGCGGCTGGCGGACCTCGTGTGGCGGTCGGTGGTGTACCGGCGGGACGAGGTGTTCGCGCCGGCGTGGCTGGCGTGGCCGGCGCGGCTGCGGGGCGGGGCGCCGGGGCCCTTTCGCGCGATGGCCAAGCGGTTCGGCTGA
- a CDS encoding SigE family RNA polymerase sigma factor: MTDEEFAVFYAQAVRRLTGQLYVMTGDFHEAQDVVQEAFARAWAGRHRIDRDLGPEAWVRTVAWRLAVSRWRRVVRGQRAWRRRGDPATAGAPDAAAVDLGAALRRMPARQRQCAALYYVCDLTVDRIAAETGLSAGSVKTHLSRARAKLARYLDDHVPAGEERDV, encoded by the coding sequence GTGACCGACGAGGAGTTCGCCGTGTTCTACGCGCAGGCGGTACGGCGGCTCACCGGCCAGCTCTACGTGATGACGGGCGACTTCCACGAGGCGCAGGACGTCGTGCAGGAGGCGTTCGCCCGCGCGTGGGCCGGGCGGCACCGGATCGACCGGGACCTCGGGCCGGAGGCGTGGGTGCGCACGGTGGCCTGGCGGCTGGCCGTGAGCCGGTGGCGGCGGGTGGTGCGCGGGCAGCGGGCGTGGCGGCGGCGCGGCGACCCGGCCACCGCGGGCGCGCCGGATGCCGCCGCCGTCGACCTGGGCGCGGCCCTGCGGCGCATGCCCGCCCGGCAGCGGCAGTGCGCGGCGCTGTACTACGTGTGCGACCTGACCGTCGACCGGATCGCCGCCGAGACGGGGCTGTCGGCGGGCTCGGTCAAGACGCACCTGTCACGGGCGCGGGCCAAACTCGCCCGGTACCTGGACGACCACGTCCCCGCCGGGGAGGAGCGCGATGTCTGA
- a CDS encoding globin domain-containing protein produces the protein MNDYHALLARREAMRLRDQLLSPTARPAPAAAPPRASGRTAAPAPGAYDGAADRELIIRHLTEVTPFEQLIAHLYDAMFERHPYLRKLFPESMEFQRAHLGRAFWFLIENLDRPDEVDSFCTRLGRDHRKLGVLPVHYQVFEAALLEALQRFTGGRLGDDVTDAWLRMIRLATAGMVRGAEEAIAEPAYWSAAVTHHQRRRPDLAVLRVRPSGTYPYRAGQYATLQTPLLPLTWRHYSMAGAPGPDGELEFHVRRTGPDGVSDALVNDTGVGDTLRLGPAQGTTVLGDDLGRDVLIVAGGTGWATAKALLEDLAARRPPGRSAHLFLGARTSGDLYDAQALARLENRCPWLRVVPVLDDGPGEHRSVVEAVAAYGDFSGHTAFVSGPPAMVTATAWHLTGIGVPADRVHHDPVADTTPHALMR, from the coding sequence GTGAACGACTACCACGCCCTGCTCGCCCGCCGCGAGGCCATGCGCCTGCGCGACCAGCTCCTCTCCCCCACCGCGCGCCCCGCCCCGGCCGCGGCGCCGCCCCGCGCCTCCGGCCGTACCGCGGCGCCCGCCCCAGGGGCGTACGACGGGGCCGCCGACCGGGAACTGATCATCCGCCATCTGACGGAGGTCACCCCCTTCGAGCAGCTCATCGCCCACCTCTACGACGCGATGTTCGAGCGCCATCCGTACCTGCGGAAGCTGTTCCCCGAGTCGATGGAGTTCCAGCGGGCCCACCTGGGCCGGGCGTTCTGGTTCCTGATCGAGAACCTGGACCGCCCGGACGAGGTCGACTCCTTCTGCACCCGCCTCGGCCGCGACCACCGCAAGCTCGGGGTGCTCCCCGTCCACTACCAGGTCTTCGAGGCCGCCCTGCTGGAGGCGCTCCAGCGGTTCACCGGGGGCAGGCTGGGCGACGACGTCACGGACGCGTGGCTGCGCATGATCCGGCTCGCGACCGCGGGCATGGTGCGCGGCGCCGAGGAGGCCATCGCCGAACCGGCGTACTGGAGCGCCGCGGTCACCCACCACCAGCGGCGCCGCCCCGACCTGGCCGTGCTGCGCGTACGCCCCTCGGGCACGTACCCGTACCGCGCCGGCCAGTACGCGACGCTCCAGACCCCGCTGCTGCCGCTGACCTGGCGGCACTACTCCATGGCGGGCGCGCCGGGGCCGGACGGGGAGCTGGAGTTCCACGTCCGGCGCACCGGGCCGGACGGGGTGAGCGACGCGCTGGTCAACGACACCGGGGTCGGCGACACCCTGCGGCTGGGCCCCGCCCAGGGCACCACCGTCCTGGGCGACGACCTGGGGCGGGACGTGCTGATCGTGGCGGGCGGCACCGGCTGGGCGACCGCGAAGGCGCTGCTGGAGGACCTGGCCGCGCGGCGACCGCCGGGCCGCTCCGCCCATCTGTTCCTGGGCGCCCGCACCTCCGGGGACCTGTACGACGCGCAGGCGCTGGCCCGCCTGGAGAACCGCTGCCCCTGGCTGCGGGTGGTCCCCGTGCTGGACGACGGCCCGGGCGAGCACCGGTCGGTCGTGGAGGCGGTGGCCGCGTACGGGGACTTCAGCGGCCACACCGCCTTCGTCAGCGGCCCGCCCGCGATGGTCACGGCGACGGCCTGGCACCTGACCGGCATCGGCGTCCCCGCCGACCGCGTCCACCACGACCCGGTCGCCGACACCACCCCGCACGCCCTGATGCGGTGA
- a CDS encoding TIGR03557 family F420-dependent LLM class oxidoreductase has product MEIGYKLAAEAYAPGELVRQAVLAEEAGFDFVEISDHFHPWLDNQGHSPFAWTVLGTIAARTSRIGLATGVTCPTMRYHPAIIAQAAATLALLSEGRFVLGVGSGERLNEHVTGEGYPAVGARHGMLREALEIIRLLWSGGYRSYEGKHLRLEDARVFDLPPEPPPIAVAASGPASTKVAAELGDALFATEPKPEIVRGYREAGGAGACYAEVPMAWAPDERTAARAALETSRWAVTGWKVMSELPNPVNFDAATATVREEDILDAFACGDDPKRYLEMAQRYVDAGFDRLVMQNAGPDPDGFIDFHRRELDARLRELRPKGS; this is encoded by the coding sequence ATGGAGATCGGGTACAAACTCGCGGCGGAGGCGTACGCGCCGGGTGAGCTGGTGCGGCAGGCGGTCCTGGCCGAGGAGGCCGGGTTCGACTTCGTCGAGATCAGCGACCACTTCCACCCGTGGCTGGACAACCAGGGCCACTCCCCCTTCGCCTGGACGGTGCTCGGCACGATCGCGGCGAGGACCAGCCGGATCGGGCTGGCCACCGGGGTCACATGCCCGACGATGCGCTACCACCCGGCGATCATCGCGCAGGCCGCGGCGACGCTGGCGCTGCTGTCCGAGGGGCGGTTCGTGCTGGGCGTCGGCTCGGGCGAGCGGCTCAACGAGCACGTGACGGGCGAGGGGTACCCGGCCGTCGGCGCCCGGCACGGGATGCTCCGCGAGGCCCTGGAGATCATCCGGCTGCTGTGGAGCGGCGGGTACCGCTCGTACGAGGGGAAGCACCTGCGGCTGGAGGACGCCCGGGTCTTCGACCTGCCCCCGGAGCCGCCGCCGATCGCCGTGGCGGCGAGCGGGCCGGCCTCGACGAAGGTGGCGGCCGAGCTGGGCGACGCGCTGTTCGCGACGGAGCCGAAGCCGGAGATCGTGCGGGGCTACCGCGAGGCGGGCGGGGCCGGCGCCTGCTACGCGGAGGTGCCGATGGCGTGGGCACCCGACGAGCGGACGGCGGCGCGGGCGGCCCTGGAGACCTCCCGGTGGGCGGTGACGGGGTGGAAGGTGATGAGCGAGCTGCCGAACCCGGTGAACTTCGACGCCGCCACGGCGACCGTCCGCGAGGAGGACATCCTCGACGCGTTCGCCTGCGGCGACGACCCGAAGCGGTACCTGGAGATGGCGCAGCGGTACGTCGACGCCGGGTTCGACCGGCTGGTCATGCAGAACGCCGGCCCCGACCCGGACGGGTTCATCGACTTCCACCGCCGCGAACTGGACGCGCGGCTGCGGGAGCTGCGGCCGAAGGGCTCGTAG
- a CDS encoding MGDG synthase family glycosyltransferase: protein MTRRCLVLSASMGAGHDAVAGELARRLRAHGHEAHVHDVLTLLPAGTGPALRVFYRTAVRRLPALYTAIYRVFLASPPHGAQALGPQAHGPQALGPQAHGPQAHGPQARDAQALGPQEPRSEALDPEAPPHPDALRSGAQAGPGRAAAARADTSPLAALAEGPLRALAARYRPDVVVSTFHLAAQITGRMRERGTLGVPSAVYVTDFAVHRGWLHPGNDLYLCVSPGAAAAARAGTGRRTAAPGPVVPPAFHAVADAPPAEPPDPRRPTVLLSAGAWGVGSDLPRTARALVRHGMRPVVLCGRDEGLRRRTARVPGAVALGWTHDLPALMASARLLVDNAAGQTAVQALAAGLPVVAYRPIPGHGADGVRHMAAEGLSTTAADLPSLLAAVSRLVPDGPARGAAAARGRALFRDDASVLLAALA from the coding sequence ATGACGCGGCGCTGCCTGGTCCTCAGCGCGAGCATGGGCGCCGGCCACGACGCCGTGGCCGGCGAACTCGCCCGCAGGCTCCGCGCGCACGGCCACGAGGCGCACGTCCACGACGTGCTGACGCTGCTGCCGGCCGGCACCGGACCGGCCCTGCGCGTCTTCTACCGCACGGCCGTACGCCGCCTCCCCGCGCTCTACACGGCGATCTACCGCGTCTTCCTCGCCTCGCCCCCACACGGCGCCCAGGCACTCGGCCCGCAAGCACACGGCCCCCAGGCACTCGGCCCGCAAGCACACGGCCCCCAGGCACACGGCCCGCAGGCACGCGACGCCCAGGCACTCGGCCCGCAGGAACCGCGCTCCGAAGCACTCGATCCGGAAGCGCCGCCCCACCCCGACGCGCTCCGTTCCGGAGCCCAGGCCGGGCCCGGTCGCGCGGCGGCCGCGCGCGCGGACACCTCGCCGCTCGCCGCGCTGGCCGAGGGCCCGCTGCGGGCCCTGGCGGCCCGCTATCGCCCCGACGTCGTCGTCTCCACCTTCCACCTGGCCGCGCAGATCACCGGGCGCATGCGCGAGCGCGGCACCCTGGGCGTGCCCAGCGCCGTGTACGTCACCGACTTCGCCGTCCACCGGGGCTGGCTCCATCCGGGCAACGACCTGTACCTGTGCGTCAGCCCCGGCGCGGCCGCGGCGGCCCGCGCGGGCACCGGCCGCCGTACCGCCGCACCCGGCCCCGTCGTGCCCCCCGCCTTCCACGCCGTGGCCGACGCGCCGCCCGCCGAGCCGCCGGACCCGCGCCGGCCCACCGTGCTGCTGTCGGCGGGCGCCTGGGGCGTCGGCTCCGACCTGCCGCGCACGGCCCGCGCCCTGGTACGGCACGGGATGCGCCCCGTCGTGCTGTGCGGGCGCGACGAGGGGCTGCGCCGCCGCACCGCCCGGGTGCCCGGCGCCGTCGCCCTCGGCTGGACCCACGACCTGCCCGCGCTGATGGCCTCCGCCCGGCTCCTGGTCGACAACGCGGCGGGGCAGACCGCCGTCCAGGCCCTGGCGGCCGGCCTCCCCGTCGTCGCCTACCGGCCCATTCCCGGCCACGGCGCGGACGGCGTCCGCCACATGGCGGCGGAGGGCCTGTCGACGACCGCGGCGGACCTGCCGTCCCTGCTGGCGGCCGTCTCCCGCCTCGTGCCCGACGGCCCGGCGCGCGGCGCGGCCGCCGCCCGCGGCCGCGCCCTCTTCCGGGACGACGCCTCGGTCCTCCTCGCCGCCCTGGCCTGA
- a CDS encoding carbonic anhydrase, translating to MTSTPDSTAPARERRPQRRALLRAALAGGAVLGAGAAVPASAPAAPLPVPLLRPDAPGPLHAPPAVPGRPGTPGAALRALRHGNRRWATRHQTHPHEAAGDRLLAVSEQHPFALVLGCVDSRVPPELVFDQGLGDLMTVRSAGCVLDEAVLGSVAYGVLELGIPLVMVLGHQSCGAVTAAVRADGTGEAQPAHIAYVTEQIRPAIDRTRTGPARVDATITAQTRLVTGRLAAEPDLAARVGTGRLAVVGARYELSSQRVRTVA from the coding sequence GTGACCTCCACACCCGACTCCACGGCGCCCGCCCGCGAGCGCCGCCCCCAGCGCCGGGCACTGCTGCGCGCCGCGCTCGCGGGCGGGGCCGTACTCGGCGCGGGAGCCGCCGTACCGGCTTCCGCCCCGGCCGCCCCGCTTCCCGTCCCGCTCCTCCGCCCGGACGCCCCAGGTCCCCTCCACGCCCCGCCCGCCGTGCCCGGGCGCCCCGGTACACCGGGGGCGGCGCTGCGGGCCCTGCGGCACGGCAACCGGCGCTGGGCCACCCGCCACCAGACGCATCCGCACGAGGCGGCGGGCGACCGGCTCCTCGCCGTCTCGGAGCAGCACCCCTTCGCCCTCGTCCTCGGCTGCGTCGACTCGCGCGTCCCGCCCGAGCTCGTCTTCGACCAGGGCCTCGGCGACCTGATGACCGTCCGCTCGGCGGGCTGCGTCCTCGACGAGGCGGTCCTCGGCAGCGTCGCGTACGGCGTGCTGGAACTCGGCATCCCGCTCGTGATGGTGCTGGGCCACCAGTCGTGCGGCGCGGTCACGGCGGCCGTCCGCGCCGACGGGACCGGAGAGGCCCAGCCCGCCCACATCGCCTACGTCACGGAGCAGATCCGCCCCGCCATCGACCGCACCCGGACGGGGCCGGCCCGTGTCGACGCGACGATCACGGCCCAGACCCGGCTGGTCACCGGCCGTCTCGCCGCGGAACCGGATCTGGCGGCCCGCGTCGGCACGGGACGGCTGGCCGTCGTCGGTGCCCGCTACGAGCTGTCCAGCCAGCGCGTCCGCACCGTCGCCTGA